The following proteins are co-located in the Polyangia bacterium genome:
- a CDS encoding slipin family protein: MLEILLGVAAAVAGISILTGVRVLQEYERAVIFRLGRARKELAGAGVNFLLPFGIDRPRVVDVRTKAIQIPPQEVITHDNISIMVDAVVYAAVASPRHAVLEVEQYMPATLQLAATTLRAVLGKMDLDDILAHRDRINQEVRTILDTRTEQWGVEISAVEIKDIQLPKEMQRAMARQAEAERERRAKVIAAEGEVQAASKLAQAAEMIAGHPGALQLRLYQTLVEVAGEASSTIVFPVPIDLSGGLNAAPAPQMQAMMQSAVALAATEKAKQLTAAAEQTRLPVGERAEDLVGTGRR, translated from the coding sequence ATGTTGGAGATATTGCTGGGCGTGGCCGCGGCGGTGGCAGGCATCTCGATCCTGACCGGCGTGCGCGTGCTGCAGGAATATGAACGGGCGGTGATCTTTCGTTTAGGCCGCGCGCGCAAGGAACTGGCCGGCGCGGGCGTGAACTTCCTGCTGCCGTTCGGGATCGATCGTCCGCGCGTGGTCGACGTACGCACCAAGGCCATTCAGATCCCGCCGCAGGAGGTGATCACCCACGACAACATCTCGATCATGGTCGACGCGGTGGTGTATGCGGCGGTGGCGTCGCCCCGCCACGCGGTGCTGGAGGTCGAGCAGTATATGCCGGCGACGCTGCAGCTGGCGGCGACCACCTTGCGCGCGGTGCTGGGCAAGATGGATCTCGACGACATCCTGGCCCACCGCGACCGCATCAATCAGGAGGTCCGCACCATCCTGGACACGCGCACCGAGCAATGGGGCGTGGAGATCTCCGCGGTGGAGATCAAAGACATCCAGCTGCCAAAAGAGATGCAGCGGGCGATGGCGCGGCAGGCGGAAGCCGAGCGCGAGCGCCGGGCCAAGGTGATCGCCGCCGAGGGTGAGGTGCAGGCGGCGTCCAAGCTGGCCCAGGCCGCCGAGATGATCGCCGGGCATCCGGGCGCCTTGCAACTGCGGCTTTACCAGACGTTGGTCGAAGTGGCGGGCGAGGCGTCGTCGACGATCGTCTTCCCGGTACCGATCGATCTGTCGGGCGGCCTCAACGCGGCGCCGGCGCCGCAGATGCAGGCCATGATGCAAAGTGCGGTGGCGCTGGCGGCGACGGAGAAGGCCAAGCAGCTGACCGCGGCGGCCGAGCAAACCAGGTTGCCGGTGGGCGAACGTGCGGAGGATCTGGTCGGCACCGGAAGGCGGTGA
- a CDS encoding thioredoxin domain-containing protein, with amino-acid sequence MSKGTAVVLVVLGLAGGYGLKTVVGGNSDKEEKKEAAEGSNAKLGAVAADKAAEGVDRLRVPLEGPGRGPATAKVNIVAFSDFQCPFCSRVEPTLDKIMKEYPTQVRMFFRHNPLPFHQDAPLASEAALAAEAQGKFWEMHDKLFANQQNIKRPDLEKYAKELGLDMGKFKTALDTNQYKSRIDADMALATQIGVQGTPNFYLNGRNIQGAQPYEEFKKVIDDEISRADKILAKGTPVGQLYATFMQSAKASPSAAAPGAPPTPAKAPAAGTEIYKVAVGDAPVRGGKNPKVTIVEFSEFQCPFCGRVAPTLAQIEKDYGDDVEIAFRHNPLPFHNNAMIASLAAEAARDQGKFWEMHDKLFANQQNLDRPNLEKYAQELGLNMGKFKAALDSEKGKERIKKDMDDAAAFGARGTPNFFINGHNFRGAQPLENFKQVINDEIKKADEKLKSGTPRNRLYADLTKDGLTKAAAPAPQQRPGEADQSAVYRADIKGAPMKGAKDALVTIVQFSDYQCPFCSRVEPTLAKVMDDYKGKVRVVWRDLPLPFHPNALPAAIAARAAGDQGKYWEMHDKIFANQQTMDRPTYEKYAQELGLNMAKFKAALDSQKGKAEIEADSAAGNKIGARGTPAFFVNGKFLSGAQPYEMFKSKIDGELKTAEALVAKGTPKTKVYDVIMKDAKTEVAAAPAQAAEKGPEDDTTVYKVDPGSAPAKGPKDAPLTMVIFSDFQCPFCSRVEPTLTQIEKDYGGKVRQVWKNYPLPFHNNAEPAAEAAMAAGAQGKFWEMHDKLFANQQNLDRPSLEKYAQELGLNMGKFKADLDAQKYKSQIESDTKEGSAVGVNGTPAVFINGRKIAGAYPLDTFKKIIDAELAKKEGGGKKVAVAKRKT; translated from the coding sequence ATGAGCAAAGGTACAGCAGTCGTTCTGGTGGTCCTGGGGCTGGCTGGCGGCTACGGGTTAAAAACCGTGGTCGGCGGCAACAGCGACAAGGAAGAGAAGAAAGAAGCTGCCGAGGGTTCGAACGCCAAGTTGGGGGCCGTCGCCGCCGACAAGGCAGCCGAAGGCGTCGATCGCCTGCGCGTCCCGCTGGAAGGCCCCGGACGCGGACCGGCCACGGCGAAGGTGAACATCGTCGCCTTCTCCGACTTTCAGTGTCCGTTCTGCTCGCGGGTCGAGCCGACGCTGGACAAGATCATGAAGGAGTACCCCACCCAGGTGCGGATGTTCTTCCGCCACAACCCGCTGCCGTTCCATCAGGACGCGCCGCTGGCGTCGGAGGCGGCGCTGGCCGCCGAGGCCCAGGGCAAGTTCTGGGAGATGCACGACAAGCTGTTTGCCAACCAGCAGAACATCAAACGCCCGGACCTGGAGAAATACGCCAAGGAGCTGGGGCTGGACATGGGCAAGTTCAAGACCGCCCTGGACACCAACCAGTACAAGAGCCGCATCGACGCGGACATGGCCCTGGCCACGCAGATCGGCGTGCAGGGAACGCCGAACTTCTATCTCAACGGCCGCAACATCCAGGGCGCGCAGCCATATGAAGAATTCAAGAAGGTCATCGACGACGAGATCTCTCGCGCCGACAAGATCCTGGCCAAGGGCACGCCGGTCGGCCAGCTGTATGCGACATTCATGCAGAGCGCGAAGGCCAGCCCGTCGGCCGCCGCGCCCGGCGCGCCGCCCACGCCCGCCAAGGCGCCGGCCGCCGGCACCGAGATCTACAAGGTCGCCGTCGGTGACGCCCCGGTGCGCGGTGGCAAGAACCCCAAGGTCACCATCGTCGAGTTCTCCGAGTTCCAGTGCCCGTTCTGCGGCCGCGTGGCCCCGACGCTGGCCCAGATCGAGAAGGACTATGGCGACGACGTGGAGATCGCCTTCCGCCACAACCCGCTGCCCTTCCACAACAACGCCATGATCGCCTCGCTGGCCGCCGAGGCCGCCCGCGACCAGGGCAAGTTCTGGGAGATGCACGACAAGCTGTTCGCCAACCAGCAGAACCTGGACCGCCCCAATCTCGAGAAGTACGCCCAGGAGCTGGGCCTGAACATGGGCAAGTTCAAGGCCGCCCTCGACAGCGAGAAGGGCAAGGAGCGCATCAAGAAGGACATGGACGACGCCGCCGCCTTCGGCGCGCGCGGCACGCCGAACTTCTTCATCAACGGGCACAACTTCCGCGGCGCGCAGCCGCTGGAGAACTTCAAGCAGGTGATCAACGACGAGATCAAGAAAGCCGACGAGAAGCTGAAGAGCGGCACCCCGCGCAATCGCCTTTACGCCGACCTGACCAAGGACGGTCTGACCAAGGCGGCCGCGCCGGCGCCGCAGCAGCGCCCGGGTGAAGCCGATCAGTCGGCCGTCTACCGCGCCGACATCAAGGGTGCGCCGATGAAGGGAGCCAAGGACGCGCTGGTGACCATCGTGCAGTTCTCGGATTACCAGTGCCCGTTCTGCAGCCGGGTCGAGCCGACGCTGGCCAAGGTGATGGACGACTACAAAGGCAAGGTGCGCGTGGTGTGGCGTGATCTGCCGCTGCCGTTCCACCCCAACGCCCTGCCCGCCGCCATCGCCGCCCGCGCCGCCGGCGACCAGGGCAAATATTGGGAGATGCACGACAAGATCTTCGCCAACCAGCAAACCATGGATCGCCCGACCTACGAGAAATACGCGCAGGAGCTGGGTCTGAACATGGCCAAGTTCAAGGCCGCGCTGGACAGCCAGAAGGGCAAGGCCGAGATCGAAGCCGACTCTGCCGCTGGCAACAAGATCGGCGCCCGCGGCACGCCAGCCTTCTTCGTCAACGGCAAGTTCCTGTCGGGCGCGCAGCCGTACGAGATGTTCAAGTCGAAGATCGATGGCGAGCTGAAAACCGCCGAGGCACTGGTGGCCAAAGGCACGCCGAAGACCAAGGTCTATGACGTGATCATGAAAGACGCCAAGACCGAGGTGGCGGCGGCTCCGGCACAGGCCGCGGAGAAAGGTCCCGAGGACGACACCACTGTCTACAAGGTCGACCCGGGCTCGGCGCCGGCGAAGGGACCGAAGGACGCGCCCCTGACCATGGTCATCTTCTCGGACTTCCAGTGCCCGTTCTGTTCGCGGGTGGAGCCGACGCTGACCCAGATCGAGAAGGACTATGGCGGCAAGGTGCGGCAGGTGTGGAAGAACTATCCGCTCCCCTTCCACAACAACGCCGAGCCGGCGGCGGAAGCGGCGATGGCCGCTGGCGCCCAGGGCAAGTTCTGGGAGATGCACGACAAGCTGTTCGCCAACCAGCAGAACCTGGATCGCCCTAGCCTGGAGAAGTACGCCCAGGAACTGGGCCTCAACATGGGCAAGTTCAAGGCCGACCTCGACGCGCAGAAGTACAAGAGCCAGATCGAGTCCGACACCAAGGAAGGCAGCGCCGTCGGCGTCAACGGCACGCCGGCGGTGTTCATCAACGGCCGCAAGATCGCCGGCGCGTACCCGCTGGACACCTTCAAGAAGATCATCGACGCCGAGCTGGCCAAGAAGGAAGGCGGCGGCAAGAAGGTCGCCGTCGCGAAGCGCAAGACGTAA
- a CDS encoding TlpA disulfide reductase family protein gives MKTRNGSTAALALTVLALAYVTTRFLAGAHESLERTRANACRGLNPDPVPVALLNREAPDFELPDASGKLVSLRSQRGHPVLVNFWATWCPPCIEEMPSMEELARTIENTDIRMMAVSVDDGWEPIRRFFTAGTKMGVLLDLSKEVPKKYGTEKYPETYLIDASGKVRHYFINKRDWSKPEALACLESLR, from the coding sequence ATGAAGACGCGCAACGGTTCGACGGCGGCGCTCGCGCTGACGGTTTTGGCGCTGGCTTACGTGACCACCCGGTTTCTGGCCGGTGCCCACGAAAGCCTGGAACGCACCCGCGCCAACGCCTGCCGGGGCTTGAACCCCGACCCGGTTCCCGTCGCACTTCTGAACCGCGAGGCGCCCGACTTCGAATTGCCCGACGCCAGCGGCAAGCTGGTCTCGCTGCGCTCGCAGCGCGGCCACCCGGTGCTGGTGAATTTCTGGGCCACCTGGTGTCCGCCCTGCATCGAAGAGATGCCGTCGATGGAAGAGCTGGCCCGCACCATCGAGAACACCGACATCCGCATGATGGCGGTCAGCGTGGACGACGGGTGGGAGCCCATCCGCCGATTCTTCACCGCCGGCACCAAGATGGGCGTCCTGCTAGACCTCAGCAAAGAGGTCCCCAAGAAATACGGGACCGAAAAATATCCGGAGACTTACTTGATCGACGCCAGCGGCAAAGTGCGCCACTACTTCATCAACAAGCGAGATTGGTCGAAGCCGGAGGCCCTGGCCTGTCTGGAAAGCCTGCGGTGA
- a CDS encoding class I SAM-dependent methyltransferase → MPLRLELPAAGVLRPNDAHDPLPYYYHRWVGWLYRHRLQMGLDLLPSGGHRVLEIGVGSGVLVSTLTKRYAEYTGTDLTLAAGLQSQVAPGCQAVFRRADLLRDDDLPADRFDAIVCFSVLEHIADADGAARGLARALAPGGTLVTGYPMVSRLMTRAFEAIGFHGIDDHHVSPPARIAAALGRVLTPLARVAFPPLAPVTAALYQCSAWTKTRTSP, encoded by the coding sequence GTGCCCCTGCGCCTTGAGCTGCCGGCGGCCGGCGTCCTGCGCCCGAACGACGCCCACGATCCGCTGCCGTACTACTACCACCGGTGGGTGGGCTGGCTTTACCGGCACCGCCTGCAGATGGGCCTGGATCTGCTGCCATCGGGTGGGCATCGCGTGCTGGAGATCGGCGTGGGCAGCGGCGTGCTGGTGTCGACGCTGACCAAGCGATACGCCGAATATACCGGCACCGATCTGACGCTGGCGGCTGGCCTGCAATCGCAGGTGGCACCGGGATGCCAGGCGGTTTTTCGGCGCGCCGATCTGCTGCGCGACGACGATCTGCCCGCCGATCGCTTCGACGCCATCGTCTGCTTCTCCGTGCTGGAGCACATCGCCGACGCCGACGGCGCTGCGCGCGGCCTGGCTCGCGCCCTGGCCCCGGGCGGCACGCTGGTCACCGGCTACCCGATGGTCAGCCGCCTGATGACCCGCGCCTTCGAAGCCATCGGGTTTCACGGCATCGACGACCACCACGTCAGCCCGCCGGCGCGCATCGCCGCCGCCCTGGGGCGCGTGCTGACGCCGCTGGCCCGGGTGGCCTTCCCGCCGCTGGCCCCGGTCACCGCCGCGCTTTATCAGTGCAGCGCCTGGACCAAGACCAGGACCTCGCCTTAA
- a CDS encoding class I SAM-dependent methyltransferase, translating to MSSTAVPTTQDYYDRFSSIYEKERHHGYHRLIDELELDLVRRYGAGRDVFEAGCGTGLLLRETARVARSAVGLDLSRGMLGAARGRGLRVVQGSLTDVPLPTASVDLVYCMKVLAHIPPVEKALAELGRLVRPNGHLLLEFYNPYSLRYLAKRLGKPGHIASGTTERDVFTRYDTIDKARSYLPPDLEVIGLRGVRVVTPTSRVFDVAPMARLFSWAERAACDVPGLRNLGGFVILVARKRS from the coding sequence ATGTCCAGCACCGCCGTGCCGACCACCCAGGATTATTACGATCGCTTCTCCAGCATCTACGAGAAGGAACGCCACCACGGCTATCACCGGCTGATCGACGAGCTGGAGCTGGACCTGGTCCGCCGTTATGGAGCCGGCCGCGACGTCTTCGAGGCCGGCTGCGGCACCGGCCTGCTGCTGCGCGAGACGGCGCGCGTGGCCCGGTCAGCGGTGGGCCTGGATCTGTCGCGCGGCATGCTGGGCGCGGCACGCGGGCGCGGGCTGCGCGTGGTGCAAGGATCGCTGACCGACGTGCCGCTGCCGACGGCGTCGGTGGATCTGGTCTATTGCATGAAAGTGCTGGCCCACATCCCGCCGGTCGAAAAAGCGCTGGCCGAGCTGGGGCGGCTGGTGCGCCCGAACGGGCATCTTTTACTGGAGTTTTACAACCCGTACTCGCTGCGCTATCTGGCCAAGCGCCTGGGCAAACCAGGGCACATCGCCAGCGGCACGACGGAGCGCGACGTCTTCACCCGCTACGACACCATCGACAAAGCGCGTTCGTACTTGCCGCCCGATCTGGAAGTGATCGGCCTGCGCGGCGTACGGGTGGTGACGCCGACGTCGCGGGTGTTCGACGTCGCCCCGATGGCCCGGCTTTTCAGCTGGGCCGAACGCGCGGCCTGCGACGTGCCGGGGCTGCGCAACCTGGGCGGCTTTGTCATCCTGGTGGCGCGCAAACGCTCATGA
- a CDS encoding MFS transporter, which produces MSVAHAGPGSASPAPAPAQRSGIAALPLLTLINFFNYLDRQVVYGMTPLIGADFHMTKAELGALATVNLLVFAVSSLASGPIADRIGPRKVIFGGIVVWSIATIGSALSTSLPMLLFFRGLVGVGEGAYGPSANTLLCADATPEKRGRALGIYNVGMALGGTSGLVLGAVLAPLLGWRAVFWIAGGPSILLALGAAFIAAPDRLPRPGTLPARAYLLAPTYIFALLGGILATFGASALIFWARWVIIEERHFTVVVGSIFMAIVGLVCGAGGVIAGGYAGDALNRRAAGGHALAIGLSLLLAFPVGALSLMIPSRTAFMALTFVAVFLLSVYNGPAAAIVDELGPPQYAATLQAVFMFGIQLLGNSPGPSAVGWLADRLGSTRPDGTPQPSVSMGLQAAMLAFLLSGVLFVIVARRQRRAAGNRTRVA; this is translated from the coding sequence GTGAGCGTCGCTCACGCCGGGCCCGGGTCGGCGTCGCCCGCACCCGCGCCGGCTCAGCGCAGCGGCATCGCGGCGCTGCCGCTGCTGACGCTGATCAATTTCTTCAATTATCTCGACCGGCAGGTGGTGTACGGGATGACGCCGCTCATCGGCGCCGACTTTCACATGACCAAGGCCGAACTGGGCGCCCTGGCCACGGTCAATCTGCTCGTCTTCGCCGTCTCGTCGCTGGCCTCGGGGCCGATCGCCGATCGCATCGGGCCGCGCAAGGTGATCTTCGGGGGCATCGTGGTGTGGAGCATCGCCACCATCGGCTCGGCGCTGTCGACGTCGCTGCCGATGCTGCTCTTCTTTCGCGGCCTGGTCGGCGTCGGCGAAGGCGCCTACGGACCCAGCGCGAATACGCTTCTGTGCGCCGACGCCACGCCGGAAAAGCGCGGGCGCGCGCTCGGCATCTACAACGTCGGCATGGCTCTCGGCGGCACCAGCGGCCTGGTGCTGGGCGCGGTGCTGGCCCCGCTGCTGGGCTGGCGGGCGGTGTTCTGGATCGCCGGCGGCCCGTCGATCCTGCTGGCCCTGGGCGCCGCCTTCATCGCCGCGCCCGATCGTCTGCCCCGCCCCGGCACGCTGCCGGCGCGCGCGTATCTGCTGGCGCCGACGTACATCTTCGCTCTGCTGGGCGGCATCCTGGCCACCTTCGGCGCCAGCGCCCTCATCTTCTGGGCGCGCTGGGTGATCATCGAAGAGCGGCACTTCACCGTCGTGGTCGGCAGTATCTTCATGGCTATCGTCGGCTTGGTGTGCGGGGCGGGCGGAGTCATCGCCGGCGGCTATGCGGGCGACGCGCTCAACCGGCGCGCCGCCGGCGGGCACGCGCTGGCCATCGGCCTGTCGCTGCTGCTGGCGTTTCCGGTCGGCGCCCTCTCGCTGATGATCCCCAGCCGGACCGCCTTCATGGCTCTGACGTTCGTCGCGGTGTTCCTGCTGTCGGTCTACAACGGCCCCGCCGCCGCCATCGTCGACGAGCTGGGACCACCGCAGTACGCCGCCACCCTGCAAGCGGTGTTCATGTTCGGGATTCAGCTTTTGGGAAATTCACCCGGACCGTCCGCGGTGGGCTGGCTGGCCGATCGGCTCGGTTCCACCCGCCCCGACGGCACGCCGCAACCGTCGGTGTCGATGGGACTGCAGGCGGCAATGCTGGCGTTCCTGCTGTCGGGCGTCCTGTTCGTCATCGTCGCCCGCCGACAAAGACGCGCGGCCGGGAATCGGACGCGCGTGGCATAA
- a CDS encoding sigma-54 dependent transcriptional regulator — protein sequence MTTPSGHILVVDDERSMREFLSIYLKRAGYTLSTASGAAEARAALEATEFDLVITDLQMPDGTGLDVLAQAKTVRPDTQVIVVTAYATAETAIAAMKAGAYDYLVKPFKLDEVGLVVERALERRLLLHQNVVLRDEIKGRYKLDRLLGKSPAMQRVFDLLRKIAPARTSVLVVGESGTGKELAARALHELSPRADRPFLPVNCGAIPETLIESELFGHVKGSFTGAASDKIGLFEAANGGTVMLDEVAELPLPMQVKLLRVLQERKVKPVGGVSEREIDVRVVAATNRDLETEVEKGAFRQDLYYRLNVIQVRMPPLRERREDVPLMVNHFVRKFSAEHGHPIGGVDPAAMSALTAYNFPGNVRELENLVERAVTLAVDGRITADALPELTPRPAAAVGVPDLPAVGFDLEKELETFERGIVLKALERTDGNRTEAARVLGISFRSMRYRMSKLGLSGADGEPGDATMASTLATGGGSKGGEEPSS from the coding sequence ATGACCACTCCGTCAGGCCACATCCTGGTCGTCGACGATGAACGGTCGATGCGCGAGTTCCTGAGCATCTACCTCAAGCGCGCCGGCTACACCCTCTCCACCGCCAGCGGCGCCGCCGAAGCGCGCGCCGCCCTGGAAGCGACCGAGTTCGATCTGGTGATCACCGATCTGCAGATGCCCGACGGCACCGGCCTGGACGTACTGGCGCAGGCGAAGACGGTTCGCCCCGACACCCAGGTCATCGTCGTCACCGCCTACGCCACCGCCGAGACCGCCATCGCGGCGATGAAGGCCGGCGCCTACGATTACCTGGTCAAGCCGTTCAAGCTGGACGAGGTCGGCCTGGTGGTCGAGCGCGCTCTCGAGCGGCGCCTCCTGCTGCACCAGAACGTGGTGCTGCGCGACGAGATCAAGGGCCGGTACAAGCTCGATCGCCTGCTGGGAAAATCGCCGGCCATGCAGCGGGTGTTCGATCTGCTGCGCAAGATCGCGCCGGCCCGCACCAGCGTGCTGGTGGTCGGCGAATCGGGCACCGGCAAGGAGCTGGCGGCGCGCGCCCTGCACGAGCTGTCGCCGCGCGCCGATCGTCCATTCTTGCCGGTGAACTGCGGCGCCATCCCCGAGACGCTGATCGAGTCCGAGCTGTTCGGCCACGTCAAAGGTTCGTTCACCGGCGCGGCCAGCGACAAGATCGGGTTGTTCGAGGCGGCCAACGGCGGCACGGTGATGCTGGACGAGGTGGCCGAGCTGCCGCTGCCCATGCAGGTCAAGCTGCTGCGCGTGCTGCAGGAACGAAAGGTCAAACCGGTCGGCGGCGTCAGCGAGCGCGAGATCGACGTGCGCGTGGTGGCGGCCACCAACCGCGATCTGGAGACGGAGGTTGAAAAAGGCGCCTTTCGCCAAGATCTCTACTACCGGCTGAATGTCATCCAGGTGCGCATGCCGCCATTGCGCGAAAGGCGCGAGGACGTGCCGCTGATGGTGAATCACTTCGTTCGCAAGTTCTCCGCCGAGCACGGCCATCCCATCGGCGGCGTCGATCCGGCGGCGATGTCGGCGCTGACCGCGTACAACTTTCCCGGCAACGTGCGCGAGCTAGAAAATCTGGTCGAGCGCGCGGTGACCTTGGCGGTCGACGGCCGCATCACCGCCGACGCCTTGCCCGAGCTGACCCCGCGCCCGGCGGCGGCGGTCGGCGTGCCAGACCTGCCGGCGGTCGGTTTCGATCTGGAAAAAGAGCTGGAGACCTTCGAACGGGGGATTGTCTTGAAGGCGCTGGAGCGCACCGACGGCAACCGCACCGAGGCAGCGCGCGTCCTGGGGATCTCGTTTCGATCGATGCGCTACCGGATGTCCAAGCTGGGGCTCTCCGGCGCCGACGGCGAACCCGGTGACGCCACGATGGCCAGCACCCTGGCAACTGGCGGCGGCAGCAAGGGCGGCGAGGAACCATCGTCGTGA
- the aroF gene encoding 3-deoxy-7-phosphoheptulonate synthase, translating into MLIVMRADASQADVAAVEAKIRQLGFSPNEIPGSTRLAIGITGNQGPLDPGLFNVLPGVAEAVTVSKPWKLVSREVKPNDTAVKIGAGQFGGGHFGIIAGPCAVESREQLMTAAVAVKASGARFLRGGAFKPRTSPYAFQGMKEDGLKILAEARAATGLPIVTEVMDTRDVELVARYADVLQIGARNMQNFSLLEAVGGVRKAVMLKRGLSATIQEFLMAAEYILKQGNYDVILCERGIRTFETMTRNTLDLGSIPLIKRLTHLPIIIDPSHGTGDRASVPALARAAVAMSADGLMVEVHPQPDKALSDGPQSLTPEGFAALMTSVRAIAGVVGLQL; encoded by the coding sequence ATGCTCATTGTCATGCGAGCGGACGCGTCCCAGGCGGACGTGGCCGCGGTGGAAGCGAAGATTCGCCAGCTCGGCTTTTCGCCCAACGAGATCCCGGGCTCCACCCGTCTCGCCATCGGGATCACCGGCAATCAAGGCCCGCTCGACCCCGGCCTCTTCAACGTGCTGCCGGGCGTGGCCGAGGCAGTGACGGTCTCGAAGCCGTGGAAGCTGGTCTCGCGCGAGGTCAAGCCGAACGACACCGCCGTCAAGATCGGCGCTGGCCAGTTCGGCGGCGGCCACTTCGGCATCATCGCCGGCCCGTGCGCCGTCGAGAGCCGCGAGCAACTGATGACCGCCGCGGTCGCCGTGAAAGCCTCCGGCGCGCGCTTTCTGCGCGGTGGCGCCTTCAAGCCGCGCACGTCGCCGTATGCCTTTCAGGGCATGAAAGAAGACGGCCTGAAGATCCTGGCCGAGGCGCGCGCCGCCACCGGCCTGCCCATCGTCACTGAAGTGATGGACACCCGCGACGTCGAGCTGGTCGCCCGCTACGCCGACGTCCTGCAGATTGGCGCCCGCAACATGCAGAACTTCTCGTTGCTGGAAGCCGTGGGCGGCGTGCGCAAGGCGGTGATGCTCAAACGCGGGCTCTCGGCGACAATCCAGGAGTTCCTGATGGCCGCCGAGTACATCCTCAAGCAAGGCAACTACGACGTCATCCTCTGCGAGCGCGGCATCCGCACCTTCGAGACGATGACCCGCAACACCCTCGATCTCGGCTCGATCCCCCTCATCAAACGCCTCACCCACCTGCCGATCATCATCGACCCGTCGCACGGCACCGGTGACCGCGCGTCCGTGCCAGCGCTGGCCCGCGCCGCGGTGGCCATGAGCGCTGACGGCCTGATGGTCGAGGTCCACCCGCAACCCGACAAGGCGCTGTCCGACGGGCCGCAGTCGCTGACCCCCGAAGGCTTCGCCGCCCTGATGACGTCCGTGCGCGCCATCGCCGGTGTGGTCGGCCTGCAGCTCTAA